The Candidatus Limnocylindria bacterium genomic sequence ATCCTCCAGATCGGCGTCGGCTTCCACCACTGGCGCAACGGCAACTTCCACGGCGCATCGACCCTTCTCGAAGAGGGGATCGAGCGCCTCCGCCCGTTCGCGGCGCGCTGTCAGGGTGTCGACGTCAGCGGGCTCATCGCGAACGCGACCGCAGCGCGCGAGCGGCTGATCGCCCTGGGCTCGGAGGGCTTTCGCAGCGTCGACATCACCTCTGTCGCGCCCCGCATACGCTTCACACCATAGTGCCGCTTACGGCCGCGACGCCGACCATGAGCGACCACGACCAGGCCCGCACGTGGGCCAAGCGTCTGGGTCGGGTCGGCGCGTGGACGCTTGATGTCGAGCGGCTCTCCGCCGCGGCGGCGCGCGAGTACGTCCGGGAGCTTGAGGGCCTCGACATTCGCGCCTTGTGGATCCCGGAGACGCTCGGTAGCAAAGAGATCTTCGCGCACGCGGGTCTGCTGATGGCTGCGAGTGAGCGACTCGTCATCGCCGCCGGCATCGCGAACATGTGGGCGCGCGACGCGACCGCGATGGCGAACGGGCACCGTGCGCTCTCCGAGGCGTACCCGGGACGCTTCCTGCTCGGCATCGGTGTGAGCGACGCCGGTGTGGTGAAGCTACGCGGCGCGTCGTACGACAAACCGATCGAGAGCATGACGCGCTATCTGGACGCGATGAATAGCGCGCCATACACCGGTGCGCCTCCGCCCGAGCCGCCCGGCCGCGTGCTCGCCGCGCTCGGGCCGCGGATGCTCCGTCTCGCCGCAGAGCGAACGATCGGCGCGCATCCCTATTTCGTACCGATCGAGCACACAGCGGTCGCGCGCAAGGAGCTCGGCCCCGGTCCGCTCCTCGCGGTCGAGCAGGCCGCGGTCCTCTCGAAGGACCCGACCCTCGCACGCGCGACGGCGCGAAGGCACCTGAAGCGCTACCTGTCGCTCGAGAACTACGCGAACAGCTTGAAGCGCCTTGGCTGGAGCGACGCGGACCTCGCGAACGACGGGAGCGACAGGCTGGTGGATGCGATCGTGGTCTGGGGCGACGCTGGCGACGTCCGCGCCCGCGTCGAGAAGCATCTCGCCAGCGGCGCGGACCACGTTTGCGTGCAAGTGTTGCGCGCCGATCTGAAGGGGCACCCACTCGCGGAATGGCGCGCACTCGCGCCTGCGCTGCTCTAGCGGTCCCCGTCGAGGTCTGACGGCAGCGGGAGCTCCGTCGGACGGAAATCTGTCTGGTCCCAGCCAAGCTCCGAGTACGGCGGCAGGTTCACGGCCTCGACGCCGCGCAGCTCCGGGATATCGGTGCGCAGCGCCCGCTCGACGCCGCTCTTGAGCTGCAGCGATGCGACCAGGCGGCTCGGACCGGGTCGCGTGAGCTCCACGCGCAGCTTCGCGATGCCGTCCTCGACATCGACGAGATCGACCTTGCCGCCACTTCGCTCGAGGTAGGGGCGCATCTCGGCGATCTTCGCGGCGACGCGCTCTTTGAGGTCGGGCATCCGCGCGAGCATACGGGGTCCCCTGGTGGCAGCATTGGCGTTCCATGTGTTATCCGCCCGGCGCCCGCCCGCCCGATGTGCCCGCCGATCTCGTGCCGATCTCCGGCGGCGCGGCGGGCGAGGACGTCATCCTCACCAGTGAGGACGCCAGTCGCTTCCGCGCGCATCTCGCGAAGGCCGGCGATGGCGACGGCGGCGTCGTGATCGCCCCTGATGTCCGCGGACTGCATCCGTTCTATGAGGAGCTCGCCGAGCGATTCGCCTCCGC encodes the following:
- a CDS encoding DUF309 domain-containing protein — translated: MHGIEQFNAGEFFEQHETLELLWRDTRTPVRGLYHGILQIGVGFHHWRNGNFHGASTLLEEGIERLRPFAARCQGVDVSGLIANATAARERLIALGSEGFRSVDITSVAPRIRFTP
- a CDS encoding TIGR03620 family F420-dependent LLM class oxidoreductase, which codes for MPLTAATPTMSDHDQARTWAKRLGRVGAWTLDVERLSAAAAREYVRELEGLDIRALWIPETLGSKEIFAHAGLLMAASERLVIAAGIANMWARDATAMANGHRALSEAYPGRFLLGIGVSDAGVVKLRGASYDKPIESMTRYLDAMNSAPYTGAPPPEPPGRVLAALGPRMLRLAAERTIGAHPYFVPIEHTAVARKELGPGPLLAVEQAAVLSKDPTLARATARRHLKRYLSLENYANSLKRLGWSDADLANDGSDRLVDAIVVWGDAGDVRARVEKHLASGADHVCVQVLRADLKGHPLAEWRALAPALL
- a CDS encoding NifU family protein gives rise to the protein MPDLKERVAAKIAEMRPYLERSGGKVDLVDVEDGIAKLRVELTRPGPSRLVASLQLKSGVERALRTDIPELRGVEAVNLPPYSELGWDQTDFRPTELPLPSDLDGDR